In one Arachis duranensis cultivar V14167 chromosome 9, aradu.V14167.gnm2.J7QH, whole genome shotgun sequence genomic region, the following are encoded:
- the LOC107466489 gene encoding LOW QUALITY PROTEIN: UDP-glycosyltransferase 79A6-like (The sequence of the model RefSeq protein was modified relative to this genomic sequence to represent the inferred CDS: inserted 1 base in 1 codon): MTRDYFEYSKLYLEDYNRKIGILRTKLSIYTNIKNEYGYYSESDRKEKEVKMSNDEVHIVMFPFXAFGHISPFVQLSNKLFSQTRIRITFLSASSNIPRIRSTLNLNPSIEIVPLHFPNHHDTKTVTSTAELPPHLAENLVHALDLTQTHVRSLLSQLKPHFVFFDFAQNWLPKLASELGIKSVHFSVYSAISDSYITVPSRFASLEDGKTITFQDLMKPPPGYPQSSNLFLNEFEAKDFMFLFKRFGENSISGYERVMQSLSECSFALFKSCKEMEGPYLDYIENQFKKPILLTGPLVPLEPSNDVLDEKWSKWLEKFPPKSVILCSFGSETFLNDEQINELATGLELTELPFILVLNFPSNLNAENELQRALPKGFLERVRERGFVHTGWLQQQLLLKHKSVGCYVCHGGFSSVIEAMANDCQLVLLPFKGDQFFNSKLIAIDLEAGIQVNRRDEDGYFGKCDIVKAVKIVMVEGDKDPGKNIRKNHMNWRNFLLNEGIQNKFITDLVAHLKSLAYA, encoded by the exons ATGACCAGGGACTACTTTGAGTACTCAAAGCTCTATCTGGAGGACTACAATAGAAAAATTGGGATCTTGAGGACTAAATTGAGTATTTACACGAATATCAAAAATGAATATGGGTATTACTCTG AGTCAGacagaaaggaaaaagaagtaAAGATGTCTAACGATGAAGTTCACATAGTTATGTTCCCAT TTGCATTTGGTCACATTAGTCCCTTTGTTCAACTCTCAAACAAGTTGttctctcaaacaagaatccGCATCACGTTCCTCTCAGCTTCATCAAACATCCCCAGAATCAGATCTACACTGAACCTCAACCCATCCATTGAAATTGTTCCACTTCACTTCCCAAATCATCATGATACAAAAACAGTAACAAGCACTGCTGAATTGCCACCACATTTGGCCGAAAACCTCGTCCATGCACTTGATCTAACACAAACTCACGTGAGGTCACTCTTGTCACAACTCAAACCCCATTTTGTGTTCTTTGACTTTGCACAAAACTGGCTTCCCAAGTTGGCTTCTGAGCTTGGAATCAAGTCCGTTCATTTCTCTGTCTACTCTGCAATATCTGATTCCTACATTACTGTGCCTTCAAGATTTGCATCTCTTGAAGATGGCAAAACCATTACTTTTCAGGATCTTATGAAACCACCCCCTGGTTACCCTCAAAGTTCTAACCTTTTTCTCAATGAGTTTGAGGCCAAGGATTTCATGTTCCTCTTCAAAAGATTTG GTGAGAACTCAATAAGTGGCTACGAGAGAGTGATGCAAAGCCTCAGTGAATGCTCATTTGCGTTGTTCAAGTCATGCAAGGAAATGGAAGGACCCTACTTAGACTACATAGAAAATCAGTTCAAGAAACCAATTCTATTAACTGGTCCGTTAGTCCCATTAGAGCCATCAAATGACGTTCTTGATGAAAAATGGTCAAAATGGTTGGAAAAATTCCCACCAAAATCTGTGATACTATGCTCATTTGGAAGTGAAACATTTCTCAATGATGAACAAATCAATGAGCTAGCAACTGGGTTAGAACTCACTGAATTGCCATTCATCTTGGTCCTGAATTTCCCGTCAAATCTTAATGCTGAAAATGAGTTACAAAGAGCACTGCCAAAAGGGTTCTTGGAAAgggttagagagagaggttttgTTCACACTGGTTGGTTGCAACAACAACTTTTGTTGAAACATAAAAGTGTTGGATGTTATGTGTGTCATGGTGGATTCAGTTCTGTGATTGAAGCTATGGCCAATGATTGCCAACTTGTGTTGTTGCCTTTCAAAGGTGACCAATTCTTCAATTCTAAGCTCATAGCTATAGATTTGGAAGCAGGGATTCAGGTCAATAGAAGAGATGAAGATGGGTATTTTGGTAAATGTGATATAGTGAAGGCTGTGAAAATTGTCATGGTGGAAGGTGACAAAGATCCAGGGAAGAACATTAGAAAGAATCACATGAATTGGAGGAATTTTCTTTTGAATGAGGGAATTCAGAACAAGTTTATCACAGATCTTGTTGCCCATTTGAAGTCTCTGGCATATGCCTAG